The DNA window GTACCAGGCAGCTGGTTTTTGCTAATGTTCTTTGCTGGGTAAGTTCAACGTATTGTGCAGTAGTATGTGGTTACGTAATTCTAATCTTAATTTACTATATCTCCAGAGCTATTGGACTAACAGGTCCATTTGTGACGATGATCTTCTCCATGATTACGGGAGACATGTTTACGTTTGGCATTATCTACATGATCGTACTGTTTGGCTTCTCGCAAGCATTTTACTTCCTCTACAAAGGGCATCCCAATGCGGAGGATAGCCCATTCGGTAGCTATTTCGGTACTTGGATGGCACTGTTTCAGACCACACTTGGTGATTATGATGTTCGTATCCAAAAACCGCTTCTACTCTAATGGAGTACTTTGCTTATTCAAGAGAATCCTTTCTTTTCTCCAACTAGTATGCTGATCTAAACCTAACAACGTACCCCAACCTGGCAAAGACGGTGTTTGTGATCTTCATGATCTTCGTGCCTATTCTGCTGCTTAACATGTTGATTGCTATGATGGGCAACACCTACGCCTATGTTATCGAGCAGGCAGAGAAGGAGGGAATGAAGCAGTGGGCGAAGATTGTAGTAAATCTGGAGCGTGCAGTAACGCAGGACGATGCAAAGCGTTACCTAGAGGAGTACTCAATCGGGCTCGGACCTTCGGATGATCCACGGTACGAAACACGCGGCGTAATGGTGATCaagagcaaaagcaaaacacgcgCCCGTCAGCGTAAAGGTGCGGTTAGCAACTGGAAAAGTGTACTGCGCGTAACACTGAACGAGCTGAAGAAGCGTGGAATGACGGGGGAGGAACTTCGGCGCATTATGTGGGGCCGTTCGTCCATCACCTCACCCGCGAAGATTGCGAAGAAAAAGCGTCCGGGCGAGGTTGACGATTTGTTGGGCGATCCGTTCGCCATTACTGCTGCGATTGACGTGATGTCATTCACGCAGGACATCGTCATGGTGAGTACGGAAACGGTGTGCCCGATAATGCCGCCTACGACGACGACCACGGCTAGGAAAGCTTCCGTTACGGCTGTACCTGGTGTAACgggtggtgctgctgctgctgttgtgaaaCCACCGGTACCGGGTGCGGTTGAGATAACTCAACGGCAGCAACCGACACGTCGTCACTCAACGGCCAGTGCACCTGCGACGCTTAATCTGGGCACGGAGGCGAAACTCGATTACAAAGATCCGCTGCGCGAGCTTGTTATCATCTCTGAGTCTGCCTCGGTGGACGAGAACTATGCGCAGAATGTTAAAACGCTCGCCATCGATGCGTCGACGTTAGATCATGTGCACGAAATCGACATCAGTGCAATGCCACCGCCCGGTGCACTCTATCGGCGAGATCCCGTaccgcagcaacagcaagccACCACACAGCAACAACCGGCCGGTCCGGGAGCGCAGCAGCAAAACCTCGGCCAGCTAACGCTCTTCCAGAACCCGAAGGACGTTGTCGATCCGGTGCGCGAAAGGGAATTTCTGAAAACGCTCGAAGCGCTCGAAGACACGGACAGTGAGGCCGGTGAGAAACCGGTGCTGGGCAAAATATCTCTTATCCGGCGCGCGAAATCGGCTGTATCACGTAGCACCTCGCGGAAGCGCAAAACCGACCAGCACCCGTTGTTCATGATAGCCTGGGAAGATAAAGGTGATCAGCTGGGATCACCGGCCGATCAGTTTGCGGGTAGGTTGGGGCAACCGGGTGGACTGCTGTACGGTTCTGCCTCACCGGCACAGGGTGCAACGTCCGGTACGATGGCACCGGGTGAAGCACCGGAACAAGACGCCGTCACTGTCGAGGAGCTGCATCGCCGCATGGAGCAATTTCACCAGCGAAGCCGTGGCTCATCGGTACGCGAACGGGACGCAAACTCGagcgaaagcagcagcaaacagcaTCCGAAGGTGCGCAAATCATCACACCAGCGTGACCATAGCCACCATGGGTTGGGCCGTggtaaacataacaaaatttCACCCGATAACTCCAACGAAAGCACTGGCGGTGGCAGCAATGGGAAGCAGGACAAACGCATGAAGTCTGCCCCAACAATGGGCAGCAGCAGTgccagtggtggtggtggtactgGTGGGCGTACGACTGTCGGTGCCAGACCCGATGATGGTACCAGCTCGCCACCGGATCCTCTCGAACCGTGGAGCACGAAAAACATCATGAACATCAACAAACTCTTAGATCAGGATACAACCGAGGAGTAGTGATCCCGGTGGTGGaaacactaaaacaaaaccaaaaaaacattttaatcgcattcttaaacattattttctaGCTAAATACTCTTTTTTCGAGGTGAAAAGCTTACTTTTTAAATTACACACACTTACTTATTGAAATACAGAAATACTTATTGCAGTAAGAACCACCCTGTAATCCAGGAAATAGTAAGACAGCTCATTACTGCAGTTGATTTGTAGTTGATTGTAGTAGAAGTGAAGGAATTATACACGTTACGAAGTTTACTGCTaatctccctctctctctctctctctctcttatctTACAACGCTGTAACGGATAACGTCTCCACTTAGTTCCTTAATATTGCAAACTCGCACAGGGGTATAAATTCGACTAGACCGAGTCCCCAATTTGTGTATTGATTCACTCCAATTTGGACGGGtaaaacaagttttaaaaCAACGCAGACATAGAATCAATTACGGCGCAAAAGAATTAGATGTGCATTTCGATTCAATAAAGGATTTTTATTCTATGACGATTGTtgcaaagaaagaagaaaaaaagtaacatgTGTCCTCGGGCACATCCATGTTATGAGACCGTATCTCGCTAGCGTTTAAAACGAActaataaagcaataaaaaccaGTCCAATTTTCCATATCATATTTATCATAATGTATTCTTCAACAGACTTTAGAACTTGGGTTTTAGAGGAGTCGCATTATCGGTTTGCTCCAAAGgctgttcatttgtttttttaaccgTCTCCACAGTCGCGTGTTGCTGACATTTTGACTACATTGGGAAGAAAGGAGGGCGTGGGGAAGGTTCGTTTTTATACAACTTTCGCCTTATGGATTGTGGTCTAGGTAAAATGCTACAGCTCTGGTTAACCTTACCGGTGAGTATGTACTGAATGGATGCACAAAAGGGAAcagaaagaacgaaaaaaaaatacatatccACATGGATAAACCATTACGACATAATGACTTTTCGCAAAGATGCACCAGCAATGTATCGATTAGTTGGGAACCAATTTTTCCCAATACTGACACGCGATTGTATATTGCACAATAGCCATTTtcgtcggttttttttaacttgtgcttgcatttatgtttatgttttgttttccccctcAAAActgaggtgttttttttttcgcgaaaCGCTTGTACGAAAAGCGCAAGGCCACAGGTAAGTAGATGTGAAAGGTTGACAGGAATGACAGGATAGTGTATGGGGGGACAGGATAGTATGGAACAAATTCTTCTACAGATTAGTATGGCGCGTTTACaggcattaaaagaaaagcgataaaCCTTAAGCGGAATTTATTCATTCCATACAAACATTGAATGCGAAACATGGATGAAATCGGGGGGATACACACAGTGACAAAACGAAAAGCAACACATACAGACGAATCTTTTTCCCCCGCCCAATGGCTTGGCACACTTGGAAGCGTATACAGATTCCAATCACATGAGCTGCCACCAACAAgcagattttaattaaacattaccAAAAGAAAATGCCTCCATTACAATGCGCCTTTAGATCTCATGAAAAATCGGGCTGAATCTGATGAATTCAATTTAGTGTTGGTGAgtggtgtgtgtgagagagagagcaaattAAAAAGATAGAGATGAAAGAAACGGATCGAAACGGATAAAGGAGAAGAAGGATTATCTGAGAACGGGTAGGGATTGGCTAGCAGGTGGTAGACCCGTTGCACATGCCGGATCAATTAAGCGACGGTGTTCGGTTGCCGCTCCAGTTCACCTCAATGTTGGGCCACTTCGTCTGCAAACAGGTCAGCATCGGATCGGAGGGATTGCACATCCGCACGTCACTCTCCAGCAGTACCGCCTGGCCCCTGCTGTACTGCACCACGTTGCTGTAGTTCGAGTTCGGGATGCCATTGTAGTGCAGCAGATCAAATGTGTCCGGTGTGGACTTTTTGTCGTCCGGGAAAAACTCATTCATGAACGCGTTCAGCAAGATAATGCCGAGATTTTCCGGATCCAGTCGACTCCGCATCAACTCCACGCTggaaaggggggaaaacaCAGGTGTGAAAGTAGACAAGTGATCTTTGTGACAGACGGACAGAAAAGTGGTACGATACTCACTATTCCGGTTCGCTGACCAGCTCCAATGCACACAGCACGTCCTGCAACACCGGGCTCGGGATGAAGTTGCTACCGTCCGGATCGAACTGACGGAAGACGCGACGTGCTATCTCGCCGGGCGTTTCCGGCGATACGAGCCGCTTCTCGTGACTGAACAACACCGTCAGATGAGTGTCGGAACCCATCACCCAGACGGGGTTCTTTGGATTTTTATAAAAGAAACCGACGGTGCAGTACTGCAGCTGTTCCATTACAGTGATAAAACCAATGTCCGACTGCTGGTTAATGCCTTTCAGTtctgaggaagaaaaaatcgtaccaaaaccatcatttaacggtgtgtttttttcagaAAGACATTGATTTAGGAAGTAAAGTAAGACCATTTAGGTAACGAATTTCAATAGGGATGAAGGAAACCTTATCGAACATGAGTTGTTCGAAGCCCTTAGATACTAGAGATGAAaatactcactcttttcagagagttgaaacagagtgaaagagtgtTTATAAGGATTATATTACTCAGGAACTAGGAAATATTACTCAAAACTAATCCTTTAATTACTCTCCTTGGGGGTTTTaatcactcactctctgtgccgactcactcttttgcgtttcaactccCACAATAAGAGTGATTAAGAGTTTTGTTAccttttgcatttgcattcaaatagatcacatttaaaaattttgcttaattgctcaaaaatgaggaaaattttacattttctcaaacagggtgaggaacttggttcctcgaataacttctggcacagacatctgagggcatggccgtccaagaataaaatgtagccattgatgccatctatcgaccacaggttaaagattggcgatccgttggataccgaccgagttataggcaaaatttagtgcagaaatgaggaaaattttcattttttgttttgaattttttgatttttttattatttttcactcttttttttatttcaagcattattagagtgaaaagaaactcattgcaacccattggcattaaaataaaacaatttaattttttttgcaaaatttcccaaaaaaatcgtaaggggtaagccttatgaaattttcaagtgaaaaatttttttgaaatttttttctgtttttttattctttttttaattaatagcactctttaagtgaaaagaaacttattgcaacaaattcccatcaaaatatatcacatttaaaatttttgctacattgctcaaaaatgaggaaaattttacattttctcaaacagggtatagaacttggttcctcgaataacttctggcacagacatctaagggcatggctgtccaagaagaaaatgtagccattggtgccatctatcgaccacaagttacagattggcgatccgttggataccgaccgagttataggcaaaacttggtgcaaaaatgaggaaaattttacattttctcaaacagggtaaggaacttggttcctcgaataacttctggcacagacatctgagggcatggctgtccaagaagaaaatgtagccattggtgccatctatcgaccacaggttaaagattggcgatccgtatccaacgaccgagttataggcaaaatttagtgcaaaaatgaggaaaattttcattttttgttttgaattttttgattttttaattatttttcactcttttttttatttcaagcattattagagtgaaaagaaactcattgcaacccattggcattaaaataaaacaatttaattttttttgcaaaatttcccaaaaaaatcgtaaggggtaagccttatgaaattttcgagtgaaaaatttttttgaaatttttttctgattttttattctttttttaatttaaagcactatttaagtgaaaagaaacttattgcaacaaatttccatcaaaatatatcacatttcaaatttttgctacattggtcaaaaatgaggaaaattttacattttctcaaacagggtaaggaacttggttcctcgaataacttctggcacagacatctgagggtatggctgtccaagaagaaaatgtagccattggtgccatctatcgaccacaggttaaagattggcgatccgttggataccgaccgagttataggcaaaagttgatgcaaaaatgaggaaaattttacactttctcaaacagggtaaggaacttggttcctcgaataacttctggcacagacatctgagggcatggctgtccaagaagaaaatgtagccattggtgccatctatcgaccacaggttaaagtttggcgatccgttggataccgaccgagttataggcaaaatttggtgcaaaaatgaggaaaattttcattttttttttaattttttgatttttttattatttttcactcttttttttatttcaagcattattagagtgaaaagaaactcattgcaacccattggcattaaaagaaaataatttaattttttttgcaaaatttcccaaaaaaatcgtaaggggtaagccttatgaaattttcgagtgaaaaattttttgaattttttttctgattttttatcttttttttaatttaaagcattatttgagtggaaagaaacttattgcaacaaatttgcattcaaatagatcacatttaaaaattttgctaaattgttcaaaacaggCTACGGcctgtgtatcaaacgttttgtttcaactcacgtatttactctttttgcaactcgactcaccacggctacatgcttacact is part of the Anopheles funestus chromosome X, idAnoFuneDA-416_04, whole genome shotgun sequence genome and encodes:
- the LOC125773894 gene encoding uncharacterized protein LOC125773894; this translates as MVHLDPLRFCRKKRKIPQGGAILDQVISQSASASNQCLLYKMANYKRGGDLIDAFQIGGQKAVEQLIREQFGVFMYNKGRGQIINRAEYLRWKYMDNHEVIIPIEASLSPHDPLSKWVDHKACWQMQYRGLLGESLLHVLIICDTKIHTKLARILLRVFPEQAIDVMEGEEYLGASALHLAIAYSNNELVGDLIDAGADVSQRATGRFFLPRDQQGLRPVKTTDYEGLAYLGEYPLAWAACCANESVYNLLLECGADPNAQDSFGNMILHMVVVCDKLDMFGYALRHPKLPCKNGIVNAAGLTPLTLACRLGRDEVFREMLELSAREFWRYSNITCSGYPLNALDTLMPDGSTNWNSALFIILNGTKEEHLNMLDGGIVERLLDEKWKTFARNQFIKRLLILAIHLFCLSCSVYLRPVRIFSDDDEDDGADTAGDLSVNDGTDTDDTSDPPIDEDIDFTTWVRYGFEVATVMGVLSYVVLQQGDEIKNQGLFSFLKSLGQAPAKAIFLISNILILACIPLRMMGDTETEEAILLFAVPGSWFLLMFFAGAIGLTGPFVTMIFSMITGDMFTFGIIYMIVLFGFSQAFYFLYKGHPNAEDSPFGSYFGTWMALFQTTLGDYDYADLNLTTYPNLAKTVFVIFMIFVPILLLNMLIAMMGNTYAYVIEQAEKEGMKQWAKIVVNLERAVTQDDAKRYLEEYSIGLGPSDDPRYETRGVMVIKSKSKTRARQRKGAVSNWKSVLRVTLNELKKRGMTGEELRRIMWGRSSITSPAKIAKKKRPGEVDDLLGDPFAITAAIDVMSFTQDIVMVSTETVCPIMPPTTTTTARKASVTAVPGVTGGAAAAVVKPPVPGAVEITQRQQPTRRHSTASAPATLNLGTEAKLDYKDPLRELVIISESASVDENYAQNVKTLAIDASTLDHVHEIDISAMPPPGALYRRDPVPQQQQATTQQQPAGPGAQQQNLGQLTLFQNPKDVVDPVREREFLKTLEALEDTDSEAGEKPVLGKISLIRRAKSAVSRSTSRKRKTDQHPLFMIAWEDKGDQLGSPADQFAGRLGQPGGLLYGSASPAQGATSGTMAPGEAPEQDAVTVEELHRRMEQFHQRSRGSSVRERDANSSESSSKQHPKVRKSSHQRDHSHHGLGRGKHNKISPDNSNESTGGGSNGKQDKRMKSAPTMGSSSASGGGGTGGRTTVGARPDDGTSSPPDPLEPWSTKNIMNINKLLDQDTTEE